In a genomic window of Myxococcaceae bacterium JPH2:
- a CDS encoding tetratricopeptide repeat protein, producing the protein MRESAEVVSGPRKMSMPSEQPKSDVEKELSELRREVIESRNLVIKTDNLLKNLHAEVKAVGKRHEDFQKRQWLSSAVAYALFAILATGAAVMVTSARSSSATGERERLEKQVADLSSQQEKQRGELSSHQTAQRAAAEVYKMMTTLPGDERLKGIDALVKLDTSRLSSLERQALNDRAAILRRETGDAALERGKAAFRRNEMSAVVEDLSRFLAMNPSEADALDASFFLGTAYNQLRQHEKAVPLLVRFVENDKKSKTRDYAMLLLAQSYQETNQLEKAAETVRSALATYPATQYLSQFRGRLSTVKRLMSGDTAAPGPVPTPAAAAPAPAAAPAQAPAATPAPQ; encoded by the coding sequence ATGCGCGAGTCGGCCGAAGTCGTCTCCGGGCCCAGGAAGATGTCCATGCCAAGCGAACAGCCGAAGTCCGATGTCGAGAAGGAACTTTCCGAACTCCGCAGGGAAGTCATCGAGTCGCGCAACCTGGTCATCAAGACCGACAACCTGTTGAAGAACCTCCATGCGGAGGTGAAGGCGGTGGGCAAGCGCCACGAGGACTTCCAGAAGCGCCAGTGGCTGTCCTCCGCCGTGGCCTACGCGCTGTTCGCCATCCTGGCCACCGGCGCCGCGGTGATGGTGACCAGCGCGCGCAGCTCCAGCGCCACGGGGGAGCGTGAGCGGTTGGAGAAGCAGGTGGCGGACTTGAGCTCGCAGCAGGAGAAGCAGCGCGGCGAGCTGTCCTCGCACCAGACCGCGCAGCGCGCGGCGGCCGAGGTCTACAAGATGATGACCACGCTGCCGGGTGACGAGCGCCTCAAGGGCATTGATGCGCTGGTGAAGCTGGACACGTCGCGGCTCAGCTCGCTGGAGCGCCAGGCGCTGAACGATCGCGCCGCCATCCTCCGCCGCGAGACGGGTGACGCGGCGCTGGAGCGTGGCAAGGCCGCGTTCCGCCGCAATGAGATGAGCGCCGTGGTGGAGGACCTCTCGCGCTTCCTGGCCATGAACCCCTCGGAGGCGGATGCGCTGGATGCGTCCTTCTTCCTGGGCACGGCCTACAACCAGCTGCGTCAGCACGAGAAGGCGGTGCCGCTCCTGGTGCGCTTCGTGGAGAACGACAAGAAGTCCAAGACGCGCGACTACGCCATGCTGCTGCTGGCCCAGTCGTACCAGGAGACCAACCAGCTCGAGAAGGCGGCGGAGACGGTGCGCTCGGCGCTGGCCACGTACCCGGCCACCCAGTACCTGTCGCAGTTCCGCGGGCGCCTCTCCACGGTGAAGCGCCTGATGAGCGGTGACACCGCCGCGCCGGGCCCGGTGCCCACCCCGGCCGCCGCCGCGCCTGCTCCGGCCGCCGCGCCGGCCCAGGCTCCCGCGGCCACCCCAGCGCCGCAGTAG